One region of Vitis vinifera cultivar Pinot Noir 40024 chromosome 1, ASM3070453v1 genomic DNA includes:
- the LOC100258158 gene encoding delta(24)-sterol reductase, with product MSDLQAPLRPKRKKIWVDYFVHFRWIIVIFVVLPISFTLYFLTYLGDVRSESKSFKQRQEEHNENVKKVIKRLKERNPSRDGLVCTARKPWIAVGMRNVDYKRARHFEVDLSAFRNILDIDKERMIARCEPLVNMGQISRVSVPMNLALAVVAELDDLTVGGLINGYGIEGSSHIYGLFSDTVVAYEIILADGRLVRATKDNEYSDLFYAIPWSQGTLGLLVAAEIKLIPIKEYMKLTYKPVVGNLKDLAQGYLDSFAPRDGDQDNPEKVPDFVETMIYNPTEAVCMTGRYASKEEAKKKGNVINSVGWWYKPWFYQHAQTALKKGEFVEYIPTREYYHRHTRCLYWEGKLILPFADQWWFRFLFGWLMPPKVSLLKATQGEAIRNYYHEMHVIQDMLVPLYKVGDALEWVHHEMEVYPIWLCPHRLYKLPVKTMIYPEPGFELHRRQGDTHYAQMYTDVGVYYAPGPVLRGEQFDGAEAVRRMENWLIENHGFQPQYAVSELTEKNFWRMFDAGLYEHCRKKYGAVGTFMSVYYKCKKGKKTEKEVQEAEQAQLETPYAEAD from the exons ATGTCGGATCTTCAGGCTCCCTTGCGTCccaagaggaaaaaaatttgggtGGACTATTTTGTTCACTTCCGATGGATTATTGTCATTTTTGTTGTCCTTCCTATCTCCTTCACTTTGTACTTCCTCACATATCTTGGAGATGTCAGATCTGAATCAAAATCTTTCAAGCAGCGTCAGGAGGAACATAATGAAAATGTCAAAAAAGTCATAAAACGTCTCAAAGAGAGGAACCCATCAAGGGATGGCCTTGTCTGCACAGCCCGGAAACCATGGATTGCTGTTGGAATGAGAAATGTTGACTATAAGCGGGCTCGGCATTTTGAAGTTGATCTTTCAGCTTTCAGAAATATCCTGGACATTGACAAAGAGAGAATGATTGCCAGATGTGAACCCCTAGTCAACATGGGGCAGATTAGCAGGGTTAGTGTCCCAATGAATCTTGCCCTTGCTGTGGTTGCTGAGCTTGATGATCTTACAGTTGGTGGCCTCATCAATGGCTATGGAATTGAAGGAAGCTCTCACATTTATGGCCTATTCTCTGACACTGTTGTGGCTTATGAAATCATTTTGGCTGATGGGCGGCTAGTTAGAGCTACCAAAGACAATGAGTACTCTGATCTTTTCTATGCTATTCCATGGTCTCAGGGAACACTGGGGCTTCTTGTTGCCGCTGAGATCAAGCTTATACCCATTAAGGAATACATGAAGTTGACTTACAAACCAGTAGTGGGAAATCTGAAAGACCTTGCGCAGGGTTATTTGGATTCTTTTGCTCCCAGAGACGGAGATCAGGATAATCCTGAGAAGGTTCCAGACTTTGTAGAAACCATGATTTACAATCCTACTGAAGCTGTGTGTATGACAGGGAGATATGCCTCAAAAGAAGAGGCtaagaagaaaggaaatgtGATTAACAGTGTTGGGTGGTGGTACAAGCCCTGGTTCTATCAACATGCACAGACAGCCCTAAAGAAAGGGGAGTTTGTGGAGTACATCCCAACCAGGGAATATTACCATAGGCACACTAGGTGTCTGTATTGGGAGGGAAAACTTATTCTTCCATTTGCAGATCAATGGTGGTTTAGGTTTTTGTTTGGGTGGTTGATGCCACCAAAGGTTTCTCTCCTCAAGGCTACTCAAGGTGAAGCTATCAGAAACTATTACCATGAGATGCATGTAATTCAGGACATGCTTGTTCCGCTGTACAAAGTTGGGGATGCTCTAGAATGGGTACATCATGAGATGGAG GTATACCCAATTTGGCTCTGCCCACACCGATTGTACAAGCTTCCTGTCAAAACAATGATATATCCTGAACCAGGCTTTGAGCTGCATCGCAGACAGGGTGACACACATTATGCCCAGATGTACACAGATGTGGGGGTGTACTATGCGCCAGGGCCTGTCTTGAGGGGTGAGCAGTTTGATGGTGCAGAAGCAGTTCGCCGAATGGAGAACTGGTTGATTGAAAACCATGGATTCCAGCCACAATATGCAGTGTCTGAGCTGACTGAAAAGAACTTCTGGAGGATGTTTGATGCTGGGCTTTATGAGCACTGCAGAAAGAAGTATGGAGCAGTGGGGACTTTTATGAGTGTTTACTACAAATGCAAGAAGGGGAAGAAGACCGAGAAGGAAGTGCAGGAGGCGGAGCAAGCACAACTTGAGACAC